The genome window GACGCCGTGACGCTTCCAGCGATCCGGTCGGGGCACTGGGTCCGCGTGATCGGGGGCGATCGGGCTCCGGCTCAGGATGCGGGAGCCTGAGGAACGAACGCGCCTCATCGGCGACGTCCTTGAAATCGATCAGACCACAGCTTTCGCGGATGACGTCCAACAAGTCGCCATGCTCGCCGGTGGCGGCATCGGTCCATTTGCCCGCCGGCCCTTTCGCAGTGTCCTTGAGCCGCACGAACATTGAACGGCCAGCGACATTGCGGGCGTCGCCGACAAGCCAGTAGCCGCCTTCACGACGGCCGGCGGAAAGGTAATGGCGGCTCGTCGTCCTCCGGCAGTTTTTCGCTGGACTGCTCTACGGTTTCCTCGGTCGTAGATTCCGGCGCGGCTTCGGCCTGAACGGCGCGGCCCGGCGTGCGGAGTGGCTCGGGCAGCCAGGCGGTGTCGGCCAGGAGCGTCTCCGCCTCGGCCGCCATGTCGCCCTTCTTCAGATGCTCGATCCGTTCGGCGGCGCGCTGCCCCTTCGCCTGGGAAACCGCCTGAAGGATGCGAGCCTGCGTCACCCGGCCGAGGAAGTTGTCCACGGTCGGCTTCCACCCGGCCGCCGCCATGTCGAGATCGACCGCCTGCGCCAGCCGGTCGGCGTGGGCGGCGGCACGGGGCCGCCGGTTCCAGGGCTCGTAAACCGCGTTGATCGAGAGGCTGACGATGTGGGCGAACAGGCCCGCCTGGGTGTCGCCGTCCCATTCCTGCAGCGCGTCCCAGAGATCGGCCGATTCCTTGGGAAGCGCTTTCGACCAGCTTTCGTGCCGCATGCGGATGGCCTCCGCCGAGGCGCTGTCGTTCAGTCCCGGCGCCTGCGTCCCGAAGCTGACGCTCTTCAGGTCCAGCTCGAGGCAGCTATCCGAGCCATAGTGGTAGAAGGTCTTCAGCGTCAGGACGTGCAGCGCCGCGACGAAGGCGACGTCCGGTCGCTCGCCGAGTGCGTTGCGCAGGCCAAGCGTCCGGTGCGAGGTCAGTTCGGTCATCAGGCGGTCGGAGATGGGCGAGAGACCCTCGTCCTCCTCCGGCTCGGCGTCGGGCTCCGCCGTCGCGACTGCATCGTCGCCCTCGTAGCTGGCGGCCATAGCCCGTTCGTCGTCACCGTCCGCGTCCGTCTCCGACGCAGGCTCAGCCGGCCACTCATCTTCCGGCCGGACATAGCTGCGCTCGACGCGAAGCTGGCCGTCGGCGCCGATGCTGGCGAAGGCGCCGGCGCGCGCGATCTCGGCGGCGTCGAACACCACGGGACGGTTGTCGAAGCCCTCGATCAGCGTTTCCAGTTCCGACAGGCGCTCATCCACTTCATCCGGAAGCTCGTCGGTGTCCTGGTATTTCTCGGACAGCCGGTCGAACTCGGCCTGGAGCGCATCGCGGCTCGCTTCCTCCTCGGCCGACAGTGGCACGGCCTCGCCGCGAAGCTGGCGCAGGCCGAAGGTATGGCCATAGGCGAAGTCGGGCGCGACCTCGATCCACTTCCAGCCTTCGGCGGCGATCGCCTCGGCATCCGCGTTCAGCTTATCGGCTACCATCTGGTCGACCAGCGGGACATCCTGCAGCCAGCCGCCATCATCGCCCTGGAACAGGTCGCGCAGTACCGTGCCGCCAGCCGCCACATAGGCGTCGAGGCCGATGAACTGCGCCCGCTTGTCGGAGGCGCGGACCGCACCCTCGGTCAGCATGCGGCGGATGACGTAGGGCTGCTTATCGTAGGAAGCCTTCAGGCGCTCGAAGACCTGCTCCTGGCGCTCATGATCCCCCGAGACGGTGAAGGCCATAAGCTGGTCGAGCGTCATGCCGTCCTCGGCATAGACATCGAGCAGCCCCGGCGAGACCGACGCAAGCTTCAGCCGCTGCTTCACCACGTTGACCGAGACGAAGAAGGCGGCGGCGATCTCCTCCTCGGATTGACCCTTCTCGCGCAACGCAAGGAAGGCCCGGAACTGGTCGAGCGGGTGCAACGGCGCGCGCTGGACGTTCTCGGCGAGCGAGTCCTCCTCCGCGATGCCGCCGTCGCGGACGACGCATGGCACGGGCGCCGTTTTGGCGAGGCGCTTCTGTTTCACGAGCAGTTCCAGCGCCCGATAGCGCCGACCACCGGCCGGGATCTCGAACATGCCGGTCGGGGCGCCGGCCTGGTCGACGACAGCGCGCACGCTGAGGCCCTGCAAGAGGCCGCGGCGGGCGATATCGTCGGCCAACTCTTCGACCGAGACGCCGGCCTTCACGCGCCGGACGTTCGACTGCGAGAGCAAGAGCTTGTTGAAGGGGATGTCGCGCGAGGGCGAGAGGGTGATCTTCTGAACAGTGGTAGCCATCGGGATATACTCCGCGACGAGCGCCGAAAGCCTCTCTCTCGGCATCAACTCGTCACGAAGCGCAGCGCCGCCCTCTCACTCTGGAGGGCAGCGCCGCAGCCGGAAAAGCGTAAAGCCGCATCTCCGGCTTTCCGGTAGTCAGGCCGCCCGGTCGAGCAGCTTCTTGGCCCGCGCCTCCAAGTCGAGCCGCGCGTCCTGCTGGGTCTTGTCGCGCGCGACCGCGGTGATGCCCTGCACGAAGTCGAACACGCTTTCGGGTTTGCGCCCCTCCTCGGCGAGCACCGTCTCGATGATCTTCGCCGTCTCGGTCTTCGAGAACCCGCGCTTGCGCAGAAAGTCGCTACGATCCTCGTCGCTACGCGCCACGATTTTCTCCCGCGCCGCCTTGATGCCGTTGACGAAGGGAAGCGGCGAGGAATTGGCGAAGCGAGTCAGCGCCGGCGCCGCCTCATGCGCGAAACGCGAGGCGGCGTATTTCGAGTGGCGGATGGTGATCTCCTCGAAATCCTCGACGCCCCACAAATTCCGGTTCTGGCAAACGGCACGGAGATAGAAGCTCGCCATGCCGAGTGTCTTCGCGCCTACTTCGGAATTCCAGCAGTAGAAGCCGCGGAAATAGAGGTCGGGCGAACCGTCGGGCAGCCGGCCGGCCTCGATCGGATTGAGGTCGTCGACCAGGAAGAGGAAGACGTCGCGATCGGACGCGTACAGCGTCGTGGTGTCCTGGGTGATGTCGACGCGCGGGTTGTAGATGCCGGTCGACCAGTCGAGAACGACCGGCACCTTCCAGCGCGTGTCGCCCGTGCCATTGCCGGCGATGCGCTGCACGGCCGAGACCAGCTCGTGGTCGAAGATGCGGCCGTAGTCGGGCCCGGTGACGGCGCGCAGCTCGACGCGGCCATCTTCGATCTCGAGCGTCTTCACCTGCTCGGCGAGATGGGAGGTCAGCCCGTATTGCAGGTTGATCCCGGCGAGCGGCGCTGGAAGCTGGCGCAGATAGGCCGCGGGCGCTCCGACGAGGGCGGCGAGCTGGCCGAAGCTCCAGTGAGTCGGCGCGATCGGCGCATCCGTGCCGGGTAGCATCAGCGACAGGCGCTCGGCATCATCGCGGCTCGCCTCGACCCGGATCGCCGCGCTCTCAACGGTTCGGGTGCGGCTCCGCTCGGTCCGTCCATGCACGGCGGCATAGAGGTCCGACAGGGACAGGTAGCGCTCGTCAGCCGGTCGCGAGAACCATTCCGACGATACCCGGCCGATCCGCTGGCCGCGGCTCACATCCACCTTGTAGCCGCCAGTGCGGTCGCGAGCGGCGTCCAGAATCTCGACATGGGTCATGGCTAGTCTCCATGACGGGCGCCGGAGGCCTCTCCTCCAGCCTTCAACCCGTCGCGGCGAAGCCGGTCCGTCCTCTCACTCTAGAGGGGCGTTGCGGGTCCTCCCGCAGATGGGGGTGTGCCGGCGACCGCGGCGTCGGCCAGGGGGAAAGCATTCCTCGCCGCCGCCTCGGCTATACTGGTCTGCGGATTTCCGGATTTACGTGGAGTTCGAGGTTCGGTTTTGAGAGATGCCGGAAGGAAGGGAAAGGACAGGATGTCTTTGGCACTAAACAGGCTGATTCTTTATGCCCGCGACGTCGAGGGGACGGTTGCCTTCTACGAAAAGCACTTTGGCTTCAAAGTGCTTCGCCTCCCCGGCGATAGGATCGTCGAGTTGGTGGCACAGAATGGCGGGGCAAATATCATGATCCATCCTGCCGCAAAGGGGGTTAAGATCGGACAGGTCACCGTAAAACTAGTATTTGACGTCGAAGACGTCGCTGGCTTCTGCGAGAAGAGTGCCCGCGATGGGCTTGTTTTTAACTCCCCTCATGCGGCAGACGGATATTCCTACGCGAACGCCAAAGACCCTTGCGGAAATAACATCCAGGTATCGAGCCGCGCCTTCCGCAAAGCGGATTAGCAAGCCGACATTCTGAATTCGTTCGAGATGGAGAGTGGAAGTGGCCTAGCTGGCGGAAACGAGGATCCTGGCCAGCTCATCCGGGGCGTCGATCATGATGTCGTGGCCCGACGCGACCTCGAACACCTTCCAGCCCTTATGCTTCTTCGCAAGCTCGTACTGCTTGGCGATCTGCGGATTCCCCCACTTCGTCGCGTGAATGTAGGTGTGGTTTGGATGCGGTCGGCGTTGGTCCCGATGTGGATCTTCTCGGTGAGGGTCTTATAGGGGTGCCCCGTGAGCTGCCG of Granulibacter bethesdensis contains these proteins:
- a CDS encoding DUF932 domain-containing protein, whose translation is MTHVEILDAARDRTGGYKVDVSRGQRIGRVSSEWFSRPADERYLSLSDLYAAVHGRTERSRTRTVESAAIRVEASRDDAERLSLMLPGTDAPIAPTHWSFGQLAALVGAPAAYLRQLPAPLAGINLQYGLTSHLAEQVKTLEIEDGRVELRAVTGPDYGRIFDHELVSAVQRIAGNGTGDTRWKVPVVLDWSTGIYNPRVDITQDTTTLYASDRDVFLFLVDDLNPIEAGRLPDGSPDLYFRGFYCWNSEVGAKTLGMASFYLRAVCQNRNLWGVEDFEEITIRHSKYAASRFAHEAAPALTRFANSSPLPFVNGIKAAREKIVARSDEDRSDFLRKRGFSKTETAKIIETVLAEEGRKPESVFDFVQGITAVARDKTQQDARLDLEARAKKLLDRAA
- a CDS encoding ParB/RepB/Spo0J family partition protein yields the protein MATTVQKITLSPSRDIPFNKLLLSQSNVRRVKAGVSVEELADDIARRGLLQGLSVRAVVDQAGAPTGMFEIPAGGRRYRALELLVKQKRLAKTAPVPCVVRDGGIAEEDSLAENVQRAPLHPLDQFRAFLALREKGQSEEEIAAAFFVSVNVVKQRLKLASVSPGLLDVYAEDGMTLDQLMAFTVSGDHERQEQVFERLKASYDKQPYVIRRMLTEGAVRASDKRAQFIGLDAYVAAGGTVLRDLFQGDDGGWLQDVPLVDQMVADKLNADAEAIAAEGWKWIEVAPDFAYGHTFGLRQLRGEAVPLSAEEEASRDALQAEFDRLSEKYQDTDELPDEVDERLSELETLIEGFDNRPVVFDAAEIARAGAFASIGADGQLRVERSYVRPEDEWPAEPASETDADGDDERAMAASYEGDDAVATAEPDAEPEEDEGLSPISDRLMTELTSHRTLGLRNALGERPDVAFVAALHVLTLKTFYHYGSDSCLELDLKSVSFGTQAPGLNDSASAEAIRMRHESWSKALPKESADLWDALQEWDGDTQAGLFAHIVSLSINAVYEPWNRRPRAAAHADRLAQAVDLDMAAAGWKPTVDNFLGRVTQARILQAVSQAKGQRAAERIEHLKKGDMAAEAETLLADTAWLPEPLRTPGRAVQAEAAPESTTEETVEQSSEKLPEDDEPPLPFRRPS
- a CDS encoding VOC family protein translates to MSLALNRLILYARDVEGTVAFYEKHFGFKVLRLPGDRIVELVAQNGGANIMIHPAAKGVKIGQVTVKLVFDVEDVAGFCEKSARDGLVFNSPHAADGYSYANAKDPCGNNIQVSSRAFRKAD